A window of Desulfonauticus submarinus contains these coding sequences:
- a CDS encoding TM1266 family iron-only hydrogenase system putative regulator, which yields MNKRMGVIAIVIKNRKVSSPRVNTILSEYGDIIIGRMGVPYKEKKLNVIALIVEANTDQIGAFTGKLGIIPQVEVKSILITK from the coding sequence ATGAATAAAAGAATGGGAGTGATTGCTATTGTTATAAAAAACAGAAAAGTATCTAGCCCAAGAGTTAACACAATTTTATCAGAATATGGAGATATTATTATAGGTAGGATGGGAGTTCCATATAAAGAAAAAAAATTAAATGTTATAGCTTTAATCGTAGAAGCCAACACCGATCAAATAGGGGCTTTCACTGGTAAATTAGGAATCATTCCTCAGGTAGAGGTAAAGTCTATTTTAATAACAAAATAA
- a CDS encoding aspartate ammonia-lyase has product MRIEQDLLGKKQIPQNAYFGIHSLRAKENFALSGLKIHPELIKALALVKKACAKTNIELNYLPPDIGEAIITACEEIISGKLHNEIVVDALQGGAGTSTNMNINEVLANRAIEILGGEKGNYNLVHPINHVNLHQSTNDVYPTAVKIAAITLLSHLETNIANLQESLQTKEKEFSDIIKIGRTELQDAVPITLGAEFSAYAEAIARDRWRVFKCQERLRVVNIGGTAIGTGLTAPRKYIFLVIEKLREETNLNLARAENLIDCTQNQDAFVEVAGILKAHAVNLFKISTDLRLMSSGPIAGFKEIILPAVQAGSSIMPGKVNPVICEAIGQVAIKVMANDFIISQVCQNGQLELNPFLPLLAHALLESLSLLNQANKIFNKKCIQKISANKNICTYYAYNSPAIITALLPYIGYEQATLIAREALNTKKSVLKIVQEKKLISKEKLDYILSPKAMTALGYKL; this is encoded by the coding sequence ATGCGCATAGAACAAGACTTATTAGGCAAAAAACAGATTCCCCAAAATGCTTACTTTGGCATTCATTCTTTGAGAGCAAAAGAAAATTTTGCCTTATCAGGCCTAAAAATTCATCCTGAACTGATCAAGGCGCTAGCTCTAGTAAAAAAAGCCTGTGCAAAAACCAACATAGAACTAAATTATCTACCCCCAGATATAGGAGAAGCTATAATTACAGCTTGTGAAGAGATCATCTCTGGTAAGCTCCATAACGAAATAGTGGTAGATGCTCTACAAGGTGGCGCAGGGACTTCTACTAATATGAACATCAATGAAGTTCTTGCCAATAGAGCAATAGAAATACTAGGAGGAGAAAAAGGAAATTATAATCTTGTTCATCCCATTAACCATGTAAATCTACATCAATCCACTAATGATGTTTACCCTACAGCTGTTAAAATTGCTGCTATCACGCTATTATCCCACCTTGAAACAAACATTGCTAACCTACAGGAATCTCTACAAACCAAAGAAAAAGAGTTCTCTGACATAATCAAGATAGGGCGCACAGAACTTCAAGATGCGGTACCTATTACTTTGGGAGCAGAGTTTTCAGCTTATGCAGAGGCAATTGCCAGAGACAGATGGAGAGTTTTCAAATGTCAAGAAAGATTACGTGTAGTAAATATTGGAGGAACAGCCATTGGAACAGGACTTACAGCACCAAGAAAGTATATTTTCTTAGTCATTGAAAAACTACGAGAAGAAACAAACTTAAACCTTGCTAGAGCTGAAAACTTGATAGATTGCACTCAAAATCAAGATGCTTTTGTGGAAGTAGCAGGAATCCTAAAAGCTCATGCTGTAAATTTATTTAAAATATCGACAGATCTACGTTTAATGTCCTCCGGCCCAATAGCTGGATTTAAAGAAATAATTTTGCCCGCAGTTCAAGCTGGCTCCTCTATCATGCCTGGCAAAGTAAATCCAGTTATTTGTGAAGCAATTGGTCAAGTAGCCATTAAAGTAATGGCCAATGATTTTATAATCTCCCAAGTATGCCAAAATGGACAACTTGAATTAAATCCATTTCTTCCTTTACTTGCCCATGCACTTCTTGAATCATTAAGCCTTCTCAATCAAGCAAATAAAATCTTTAACAAAAAATGCATCCAAAAAATATCTGCAAATAAAAATATTTGTACATATTATGCATACAATAGCCCTGCAATTATCACTGCTCTCTTGCCCTATATAGGATATGAACAAGCAACTTTGATAGCTAGAGAAGCTCTAAATACCAAAAAGAGCGTTTTAAAGATAGTTCAGGAAAAAAAATTAATTTCAAAAGAAAAATTAGACTACATACTATCTCCAAAAGCAATGACTGCTCTTGGATATAAATTATGA
- a CDS encoding [FeFe] hydrogenase, group A: MLKNLMVKEGMVIKTKSSLIEKKLNERLSWLKEKDNCYLIKKLQELVICEAENAGLISKEKIKEQKITGWISAPSILYDPELCIRCGSCVDTCKTIQTAEAIVLDKEKGIILDESKCVRCGQCIHACPMGKEINAVKVFKKAFGCETCAYSRPLGAIREIDQVQEVINVLQDPEKFVVVEFAPSIRASLGEEFGLEPGSLVTHKLYAALRKAGFDKVWDTNFTADLTIIEEGTELILRLIKAGILSKDELPPDLNINEHAIEEVSSALPQFTSCSPGWVKFCETFYPELIPNISSAKSPQQMLGPIAKTYAAKKLGIDPKKMVVVSIMPCTAKKYEREREEMCDAFKYWQEKGEVNNKFQDVDYVLTTRECAKLLKILGIDLKKMPEEEADPLIGKYTGAATIFGRTGGVMEAALRTAYELITGTPLEKLEFEDLGSLEGIKKASIKLGNKEIKVAVAHGLSNARKICESIKQGNGFKDYVFIEFMACPGGCIGGGGQPIPTNPTTVKTRTTALNTDDKKCALRKSHENPEVKQVYSDFLKEPVSKLAHHLLHTQYIDRSKKEVS; the protein is encoded by the coding sequence ATGCTTAAAAACTTAATGGTTAAAGAAGGTATGGTTATTAAAACTAAATCCAGTTTAATAGAAAAAAAACTTAACGAAAGGTTAAGCTGGCTTAAAGAAAAAGACAATTGTTATCTAATCAAGAAGTTACAAGAACTTGTTATTTGTGAAGCAGAAAATGCAGGATTAATTTCCAAAGAAAAGATAAAAGAACAAAAAATTACAGGTTGGATTTCAGCCCCTTCTATTCTTTATGACCCTGAGCTCTGTATACGTTGTGGTAGCTGTGTAGACACCTGCAAAACAATACAGACTGCAGAGGCAATTGTCCTTGATAAGGAAAAAGGAATAATACTAGATGAGTCAAAATGTGTACGCTGTGGGCAATGTATTCATGCCTGTCCCATGGGCAAAGAAATAAATGCCGTAAAGGTATTTAAAAAAGCCTTTGGTTGTGAAACTTGTGCTTATTCTAGACCACTAGGTGCAATTAGAGAAATAGATCAAGTACAAGAAGTCATAAATGTTCTCCAAGATCCAGAAAAGTTTGTTGTAGTTGAATTTGCTCCTTCCATTAGAGCCAGCCTAGGAGAGGAATTTGGCCTGGAGCCAGGTAGTTTAGTAACCCATAAATTATATGCAGCGTTAAGAAAGGCAGGCTTTGACAAAGTATGGGATACCAATTTTACTGCTGATCTAACCATTATCGAAGAAGGTACAGAACTGATCTTACGACTTATAAAAGCAGGAATCTTAAGCAAAGATGAACTACCTCCAGACCTCAACATAAATGAACATGCCATAGAAGAGGTAAGCTCTGCCTTGCCACAATTTACCTCTTGTAGCCCCGGTTGGGTAAAATTTTGCGAAACCTTTTATCCAGAACTTATTCCTAATATATCTTCAGCTAAATCCCCTCAACAAATGCTTGGGCCCATAGCTAAAACATACGCAGCCAAAAAACTTGGGATCGATCCTAAAAAAATGGTTGTTGTTTCTATTATGCCCTGCACGGCCAAAAAATATGAACGAGAAAGAGAAGAAATGTGTGATGCCTTTAAATATTGGCAAGAAAAAGGTGAAGTAAACAATAAATTTCAAGATGTGGATTATGTTCTCACTACAAGGGAATGCGCCAAGCTTTTAAAAATTCTAGGAATTGATCTTAAAAAAATGCCCGAGGAAGAAGCAGATCCCTTAATCGGTAAATATACGGGTGCAGCAACAATATTTGGACGCACAGGCGGTGTTATGGAAGCAGCATTACGCACAGCTTATGAACTAATTACAGGCACTCCTTTAGAAAAATTAGAATTTGAAGATCTGGGATCCTTGGAGGGAATAAAAAAAGCATCTATTAAACTAGGTAACAAAGAAATTAAAGTAGCTGTAGCTCATGGGCTTAGCAATGCTCGTAAGATATGTGAATCTATCAAGCAGGGTAATGGTTTCAAAGATTACGTGTTTATAGAATTTATGGCTTGTCCTGGAGGATGTATTGGCGGTGGCGGACAACCTATTCCCACTAATCCAACAACTGTTAAAACCAGAACAACGGCTTTAAATACAGACGATAAAAAGTGTGCCTTAAGAAAATCTCATGAAAACCCTGAGGTCAAACAAGTTTATTCTGATTTTCTAAAAGAACCTGTAAGTAAGCTAGCGCATCACCTATTACATACCCAATACATTGATCGTTCTAAAAAAGAAGTATCTTAG
- a CDS encoding [FeFe] hydrogenase, group A produces the protein MRKMEDVIYLNNAPHHEEPDNIYFVQVDPTKCQGCGECEEHCATGAIQSINEEGIHQVLSPSACMNCGQCLANCPYGAIYEGVSFVDEVFEKLRDPETVVVSMPAPAVRYALGECFGYSPGTYVGGKMHAALRKLGFDYIWDNEFAADLTIMEEGTELIERIKHPSKDKPLPQFTSCCPGWVKFCESFYPDLLPYLSTCKSPIGMLSALAKTYGAHQTHTPGQKIYTVSIMPCIAKKYEGLRPEMADSGFRDIDATINTRELAYMIKKAGIDFRSLPSQDPDPVLGMSTGAATIFGTSGGVMEAALRLAYEVLSGQKLTKPDIKIVRTHEGIKAADIKIPKFGTIKVAVASGLKNAAKLCEEVRAGKSPYHFIEIMACPGGCVNGGGQPLDPSIREEASLFKRMIAKINKRYKGRKPTIS, from the coding sequence ATGAGGAAGATGGAAGACGTTATTTATTTAAATAATGCTCCACACCATGAAGAGCCAGATAATATTTATTTTGTCCAAGTAGATCCTACAAAGTGTCAGGGATGTGGAGAATGTGAGGAGCATTGTGCTACGGGAGCTATTCAATCTATAAATGAAGAAGGTATTCACCAGGTGTTAAGTCCTTCAGCTTGTATGAATTGTGGACAGTGTTTAGCGAACTGTCCTTATGGGGCTATTTATGAGGGAGTTTCTTTTGTGGATGAAGTTTTTGAGAAGTTAAGGGATCCTGAGACTGTAGTTGTTTCTATGCCTGCCCCGGCTGTTCGTTATGCTCTTGGAGAATGTTTTGGATATTCTCCTGGTACATATGTAGGAGGTAAAATGCATGCTGCTTTAAGAAAGCTTGGATTTGATTATATCTGGGATAATGAATTTGCTGCCGACTTAACTATTATGGAGGAAGGAACCGAGTTAATCGAGCGAATTAAACACCCAAGTAAGGATAAGCCTCTACCTCAGTTTACCTCATGTTGTCCTGGTTGGGTAAAGTTTTGTGAATCTTTTTATCCAGATCTTTTGCCATATCTTTCTACTTGTAAATCTCCTATTGGTATGTTGAGTGCATTAGCTAAAACCTATGGTGCGCACCAAACTCATACACCTGGTCAAAAGATTTATACAGTATCTATTATGCCTTGTATTGCTAAAAAGTATGAAGGTCTTAGACCAGAAATGGCAGATAGTGGGTTTAGAGATATAGATGCAACTATTAATACTAGAGAATTGGCTTATATGATTAAAAAGGCTGGTATTGATTTTAGAAGTTTGCCTAGTCAAGACCCTGATCCTGTACTTGGGATGTCTACGGGCGCTGCTACTATTTTTGGGACTAGTGGAGGAGTTATGGAGGCTGCTCTTCGTTTGGCTTATGAAGTTTTATCTGGGCAAAAACTTACTAAACCGGATATAAAAATTGTTCGTACCCATGAAGGAATAAAGGCTGCGGATATTAAGATCCCTAAGTTTGGAACCATTAAAGTAGCTGTTGCTAGTGGGCTTAAAAATGCTGCTAAACTTTGTGAAGAAGTTAGAGCAGGTAAATCTCCTTACCATTTTATAGAAATTATGGCTTGTCCTGGTGGTTGTGTAAATGGGGGAGGACAGCCCTTAGACCCAAGTATCCGTGAGGAAGCTTCATTATTTAAAAGGATGATTGCAAAGATAAATAAACGGTATAAAGGACGTAAACCCACTATTAGTTAA
- a CDS encoding CoB--CoM heterodisulfide reductase iron-sulfur subunit A family protein — protein sequence MSKIGVYVCHCGTNIGGVIDVEAVRAFAEKLPNVAIARKDLFMCSDAGQELIKQDIKEGLIDRVVVAACTPRTHEPIFRNTLESAGLNKYLFEMANIRDQNSWVHSHDKEGATEKAKKLVASAVAKVAHLTPLEEKYVKAINSALVIGGGIGGISAALELANKGYKTYLVETKPSIGGVMAMLDKTFPTNDCSACILTPKMVDVANHPNIELLTYSEVEVVEGYIGNFKVKIRKKQTYVDWDKCTGCGACVEVCPVKIPDEFNCGLDSRKAIYIQFPQAVPKKAVLDIKNCKNCDGRKYGEKTKISKKTGNPILAPCQKVCPAGAINRDIPYNPHGETIEIEVGSIVVATGYKVMEKNWFKELAPHSPNVITALQLERLISATGPTGGKLLRPSDNKKPNTITFISCVGSRDEKFHTYCSKVCCMYMIKQARLLKEKYPELNINMHFIDIRTPGKGYDEYYTGARQMGINIFRGKVGGLEALPGDKLRVMAYDLEAGTPLEYESDLVILATAIELPKSSKKLAQTLGLQFCGANFFKELHPKLGPVETSVEGIFVAGCCQGPKDIPDTVSQGKAAASAAADPLAIGRVKIEPIISEVYSEQCSGCGICMPLCPYSAISLKKNKHGQFRAIIEETSCKGCGVCAAACPSQAIILHGYTKEAIFAQIAALTMDDA from the coding sequence ATGTCCAAAATAGGAGTATATGTATGTCACTGTGGTACAAATATCGGAGGGGTAATAGATGTGGAGGCTGTGCGTGCGTTTGCTGAAAAATTGCCCAACGTAGCGATAGCTAGAAAAGATTTATTCATGTGTTCTGACGCAGGCCAAGAGCTAATCAAGCAGGACATTAAAGAAGGCCTAATAGATAGGGTAGTAGTAGCAGCTTGTACTCCAAGAACTCATGAACCTATATTTCGAAATACATTAGAGTCTGCAGGATTAAATAAATATCTTTTTGAAATGGCCAACATCCGTGATCAAAATAGTTGGGTTCATTCCCACGATAAAGAGGGAGCAACTGAAAAAGCTAAAAAATTAGTTGCCTCAGCCGTAGCAAAAGTAGCCCATTTGACTCCTTTGGAAGAAAAATACGTAAAAGCAATTAACTCTGCTCTGGTAATAGGTGGAGGCATAGGAGGTATTTCTGCAGCTTTAGAGTTAGCAAACAAAGGTTATAAAACATATCTAGTTGAAACAAAGCCTTCAATTGGTGGAGTAATGGCAATGTTAGATAAAACCTTTCCTACAAATGACTGTTCTGCCTGCATACTTACTCCTAAAATGGTAGATGTGGCAAACCATCCTAACATCGAATTACTGACTTATAGCGAAGTAGAAGTAGTTGAAGGATATATAGGAAATTTTAAAGTTAAAATACGTAAAAAACAAACCTATGTTGATTGGGATAAATGTACAGGATGTGGGGCGTGTGTTGAAGTTTGTCCTGTCAAAATTCCTGATGAATTTAATTGTGGTTTAGATTCTCGCAAGGCAATTTATATTCAATTCCCTCAGGCAGTACCCAAAAAAGCAGTTTTAGATATAAAAAATTGTAAAAATTGTGATGGTCGTAAATATGGAGAAAAAACAAAAATTAGCAAAAAAACTGGTAACCCTATTTTAGCACCTTGCCAAAAGGTATGTCCGGCAGGAGCAATTAATAGGGATATTCCTTATAACCCTCATGGAGAAACCATAGAAATAGAAGTTGGCTCTATTGTAGTTGCCACAGGTTATAAGGTTATGGAAAAAAATTGGTTTAAAGAACTAGCTCCTCATTCCCCAAACGTCATTACTGCTTTACAACTAGAAAGACTTATTTCTGCTACAGGACCTACTGGGGGAAAACTTTTACGTCCCTCTGACAATAAAAAACCAAACACCATAACCTTTATTTCTTGTGTAGGTTCGAGAGATGAAAAATTTCATACCTATTGTTCAAAAGTATGTTGCATGTATATGATAAAGCAAGCAAGACTATTAAAAGAAAAATATCCTGAACTAAATATCAACATGCACTTCATTGATATTCGCACGCCAGGGAAAGGATATGATGAGTACTATACTGGCGCTCGACAAATGGGAATTAATATTTTCCGAGGGAAAGTAGGCGGTTTAGAAGCACTTCCAGGGGATAAGTTAAGAGTTATGGCTTATGACCTTGAAGCAGGAACGCCCCTTGAATATGAATCTGATTTAGTTATTCTAGCTACTGCAATTGAATTACCCAAAAGCAGTAAAAAATTAGCTCAAACCCTAGGGCTTCAATTCTGTGGGGCAAACTTTTTTAAAGAACTTCACCCTAAGCTAGGCCCAGTAGAAACATCTGTAGAAGGAATTTTTGTAGCAGGTTGTTGCCAAGGTCCAAAAGATATTCCTGATACAGTCTCCCAAGGTAAAGCTGCAGCCTCTGCAGCAGCAGATCCGCTAGCTATAGGCAGAGTCAAAATCGAGCCTATTATTTCTGAAGTCTATTCTGAACAATGTAGTGGTTGCGGCATTTGTATGCCACTTTGTCCTTATAGTGCTATTTCTCTGAAAAAAAATAAACATGGGCAATTTAGAGCCATAATAGAAGAAACTAGTTGTAAGGGATGTGGAGTATGTGCAGCAGCATGTCCATCTCAAGCTATAATCTTACATGGATACACTAAAGAAGCTATTTTCGCCCAAATAGCCGCTCTTACTATGGATGACGCTTAA
- a CDS encoding iron hydrogenase small subunit has product MKRIVTISRRSFLKTAGIAVGYMVLGFNLTKQAVAATMEFIGLRQKSVYEADSKVYKIRKSQENPMIKKIYDKKHGFLHEGPCGHMSHRLLHTNYYDRSARVKALEEKGVKLAI; this is encoded by the coding sequence ATGAAACGAATAGTAACAATAAGTAGACGTAGTTTTCTTAAAACAGCAGGTATTGCAGTAGGTTATATGGTTTTAGGTTTTAATTTAACTAAGCAGGCTGTGGCTGCAACTATGGAGTTTATTGGCTTGAGGCAGAAGTCTGTTTATGAGGCTGATAGTAAGGTATATAAAATTAGAAAGTCTCAAGAGAATCCTATGATTAAAAAGATTTATGACAAGAAACATGGTTTTTTACATGAAGGTCCTTGCGGACATATGTCTCATCGCTTATTGCATACTAATTATTATGATCGTAGTGCCAGAGTGAAGGCTTTGGAAGAAAAAGGAGTTAAATTGGCCATTTAG
- the hydG gene encoding [FeFe] hydrogenase H-cluster radical SAM maturase HydG, whose translation MLSLTEKEWRENRLIKIKKWEENCPWEDFINDKTILTILGKKKKTEKKEILDIITKAKENALTGEMLSPEEVAALSNVQDQELWEAIFEAAYWIKCKVYGNRIVLFSPLYISSPCVNNCVYCGFRNSNHSIQTKTLTLEELEEEIKVLTNMGQKRLIVVYGEHPASNYEYICQTIEKIYSIKNGKGEIRRVNVNAAPLFVDEYKAVKSVGIGTYQVFQETYHHPTYKKLHPQNTLKGQYKWRLFALHRALQAGIDDVAIGALFGLYDWRFELLGLLYHAMSLEKEFGVGSHTISYPRLEPAINTPLTGNSSYLVNDEDFKKIVAIIRLMCPYTGSILTAREAPALRQEIIKKGGVSQMDAGSRIAVGGYTEIQKEHIPNKQQFVLQDTRSLDDFIYDLCKDGYLPSFCTACYREGRTGDNFMPLAKHATVKNFCIGNGILTFKEYLMDYASPKVKEIGEKVIIPNYLKWLDENVPQAAKQVRRLLKEEEAGKRDQHL comes from the coding sequence ATGTTATCCCTGACAGAAAAAGAATGGAGAGAAAATCGGTTAATTAAGATCAAAAAGTGGGAAGAAAATTGTCCCTGGGAAGATTTTATTAACGACAAAACAATATTAACCATTCTGGGGAAAAAGAAAAAAACAGAGAAAAAAGAAATTTTAGATATAATTACCAAAGCCAAAGAAAACGCCCTCACAGGAGAAATGCTTTCCCCTGAAGAAGTAGCAGCTCTTTCCAACGTTCAGGATCAAGAACTATGGGAAGCTATTTTTGAAGCAGCTTACTGGATTAAATGTAAGGTCTATGGCAATAGGATTGTACTCTTCTCTCCTCTTTATATTTCTAGTCCTTGTGTAAACAATTGTGTTTATTGCGGCTTTAGAAACAGCAATCATTCCATTCAAACAAAAACTCTTACTCTAGAAGAATTAGAAGAAGAAATAAAAGTTCTTACTAATATGGGACAAAAACGACTGATTGTTGTTTATGGAGAACACCCAGCAAGCAATTACGAATATATCTGCCAAACAATAGAAAAAATTTACAGTATAAAAAATGGCAAAGGAGAAATTAGACGAGTAAATGTCAATGCTGCTCCTTTATTTGTTGATGAATACAAAGCAGTAAAGTCTGTTGGTATTGGCACATACCAAGTATTCCAAGAGACATATCACCACCCTACTTATAAAAAATTACATCCCCAAAACACTTTAAAAGGACAATATAAATGGAGACTATTTGCTCTACACAGGGCATTACAAGCAGGTATTGATGACGTAGCCATAGGAGCATTATTTGGACTTTATGATTGGCGCTTTGAACTTCTAGGTCTACTTTATCATGCTATGTCCTTAGAAAAAGAATTTGGAGTAGGCTCTCATACTATCTCTTACCCTCGTTTAGAGCCAGCAATAAACACCCCTCTAACTGGGAATTCTTCTTATCTTGTAAACGATGAAGACTTTAAAAAAATCGTGGCCATTATTCGTCTCATGTGCCCTTATACAGGTTCAATCTTAACAGCTAGAGAAGCACCAGCATTACGACAAGAAATAATCAAAAAAGGTGGTGTATCGCAAATGGACGCAGGCAGTAGAATTGCTGTTGGGGGATATACTGAAATACAAAAAGAACATATCCCTAACAAGCAACAATTTGTACTCCAAGATACTCGCAGTTTAGATGATTTTATCTACGACCTATGTAAAGACGGCTACTTACCTTCGTTCTGCACTGCATGTTATAGAGAAGGTCGTACAGGAGACAACTTTATGCCTTTAGCCAAACATGCCACTGTAAAAAATTTTTGTATTGGCAATGGAATTCTTACCTTTAAAGAATATCTTATGGATTATGCTTCTCCTAAAGTAAAGGAAATTGGAGAAAAGGTAATCATTCCCAACTATCTAAAATGGCTAGACGAGAATGTACCTCAAGCAGCTAAACAGGTCAGGCGGCTCCTAAAAGAAGAAGAAGCAGGTAAAAGAGATCAGCATTTATAA